In Salinirussus salinus, the following proteins share a genomic window:
- a CDS encoding DNA-directed RNA polymerase subunit N has product MMVPVRCFTCGNVVGEHWEEFKARTREAEEPEDPEKVLDELGVERHCCRRMLVSHKDLVDIVAPYQ; this is encoded by the coding sequence ATGATGGTACCAGTCCGGTGTTTCACGTGTGGGAACGTCGTGGGCGAGCACTGGGAGGAGTTCAAGGCCCGCACCCGCGAGGCCGAGGAGCCCGAGGACCCCGAGAAGGTGCTCGACGAACTCGGCGTGGAGCGACACTGCTGTCGCCGGATGCTCGTCTCGCACAAGGACCTGGTGGACATCGTGGCACCCTACCAGTGA
- a CDS encoding DUF5518 domain-containing protein — MAETWLNAALGGIVTLVLAPVLPFAPVLGGAVAGYLEADEQETARNDGLRVGALAGVVAFLALLVFAVLLGSLLFVVIASLVGAPPGFVSGLGVAVFLLGALFVGVYVVGLSAVGGWLGVRIHDEDLL, encoded by the coding sequence ATGGCCGAGACCTGGCTCAACGCCGCCCTCGGCGGGATCGTGACGCTCGTGCTCGCACCCGTGTTGCCCTTCGCCCCGGTGCTCGGCGGGGCGGTGGCGGGCTACCTCGAGGCCGACGAGCAAGAGACGGCCCGGAACGACGGGCTCCGGGTCGGGGCTCTCGCCGGTGTCGTTGCGTTCCTGGCGCTGCTGGTCTTCGCCGTCCTGCTGGGGAGCCTTCTCTTTGTGGTCATCGCGAGTCTGGTCGGGGCGCCGCCGGGCTTCGTCTCGGGGCTCGGGGTTGCCGTGTTCCTCCTCGGCGCGCTGTTCGTGGGAGTCTACGTCGTCGGGCTGTCGGCGGTCGGCGGCTGGCTTGGCGTCCGCATCCACGACGAAGACCTGCTCTGA
- a CDS encoding DUF5518 domain-containing protein: protein MRDTATAVLVGTLVTVAAAPLLPCAPLLGGGVGGYVAGTDRTSGFQVGLLAGLVAFVLLGALAITLTSVFFPVFTGAVLGLPSFVEGIGLAAVVTAVPFGVFYIVGLSTLGGWVGACVRGRF from the coding sequence ATGAGAGACACGGCCACAGCGGTCCTGGTCGGAACTCTCGTGACGGTGGCGGCCGCCCCGCTGCTCCCGTGCGCTCCCCTGCTTGGCGGGGGTGTCGGCGGCTACGTGGCCGGGACCGACCGGACCAGTGGGTTCCAGGTGGGCCTCCTGGCCGGCCTGGTCGCGTTCGTTTTGCTCGGCGCGCTGGCCATCACGCTCACCAGCGTCTTCTTCCCGGTCTTCACTGGTGCGGTGCTCGGTCTGCCTTCGTTCGTGGAGGGGATCGGACTGGCGGCCGTGGTCACGGCTGTGCCCTTCGGGGTCTTCTACATCGTCGGACTCTCGACGCTCGGCGGGTGGGTTGGCGCCTGCGTCCGCGGACGATTTTAA
- the idsA3 gene encoding geranylfarnesyl diphosphate synthase, producing the protein MAGQQAVERAVASRRERVNEAIDEDLPLAEPERLYEASRYLLQAGGKRLRPTVLLLAAESLADVSPLAADYRSFPAVDGEVDVMRAAVSVEIIQSFTLIHDDIMDDDDVRRGVPAVHREFDLSTAILAGDTLYSKAFENMLETGAPAERSVRALSELATTCTEICEGQSLDIDFEGRAAVTPDEYLRMVELKTAVLYAAAASIPAVILGHDDAVEPLHSYGLDIGRAFQIQDDLLDLTTPTEKLGKQRGSDLVEGKQTLITVHARNQGVDVDDLVDAGSVEAVTETEIDAALDELEAAGSIEFARERARGLVRSGKNHLDALPDNEASDLLASVADYLIEREY; encoded by the coding sequence ATGGCGGGGCAGCAGGCGGTCGAGCGGGCGGTCGCCAGCCGCCGGGAGCGGGTCAACGAGGCCATCGACGAGGACCTCCCGCTCGCCGAGCCCGAACGCCTCTACGAGGCCTCCCGCTACCTCCTGCAGGCCGGCGGCAAGCGGCTCCGGCCGACGGTGCTGTTGCTCGCGGCCGAGTCGCTCGCGGACGTCTCCCCCCTGGCCGCGGACTACCGGTCCTTTCCCGCCGTCGACGGCGAGGTCGACGTCATGCGGGCGGCGGTCAGCGTGGAGATCATCCAGTCCTTTACCCTGATCCACGACGACATCATGGACGACGACGACGTCCGCCGCGGGGTGCCGGCGGTCCACCGGGAGTTCGACCTCTCGACGGCGATCCTCGCCGGCGACACCCTCTACTCGAAGGCCTTCGAGAACATGCTGGAGACGGGCGCACCGGCCGAGCGGTCGGTCCGGGCCCTGTCCGAACTCGCCACCACCTGCACCGAGATCTGCGAGGGACAGTCACTGGACATCGACTTCGAGGGCAGAGCGGCGGTCACGCCCGACGAGTACCTGCGGATGGTCGAGCTCAAGACTGCAGTGCTGTACGCCGCCGCGGCCTCGATCCCGGCGGTCATCCTCGGTCACGACGACGCCGTCGAACCCCTCCACAGCTACGGCCTCGACATCGGACGCGCCTTCCAGATCCAGGACGACCTGCTCGACCTGACGACGCCGACGGAGAAGCTGGGCAAACAGCGCGGCAGCGACCTCGTCGAGGGCAAACAGACCCTGATCACGGTTCACGCCCGCAACCAGGGGGTCGACGTCGACGACCTGGTCGACGCGGGCTCGGTCGAGGCAGTCACCGAGACGGAGATCGACGCCGCGCTCGACGAACTCGAGGCGGCCGGCAGCATCGAGTTCGCTCGCGAGCGAGCCCGCGGGCTCGTGCGAAGCGGGAAGAACCACCTCGACGCGCTCCCGGACAACGAGGCCAGCGACCTGCTGGCCTCCGTTGCGGACTACCTCATCGAACGCGAGTACTGA
- a CDS encoding 50S ribosomal protein L18e has product MSKTNPRLSSLIADLKSAARNGGGDVWSDVADRLEKPRRTHAEVNLGRIERYAREDETVVVPGKVLGSGALRKEVTVAAVDFSGTAETKIQQVGETKRLEQALEDNPDGTNVRVIR; this is encoded by the coding sequence ATGAGCAAGACAAACCCGAGACTCAGTAGTCTCATCGCCGACCTGAAGTCGGCCGCCCGAAACGGCGGTGGCGACGTCTGGAGCGACGTCGCCGACCGCCTGGAGAAACCGCGGCGCACCCACGCCGAAGTCAACCTGGGCCGCATCGAGCGGTACGCCCGGGAGGACGAGACGGTCGTGGTGCCGGGGAAGGTCCTCGGCAGCGGTGCCCTCCGCAAGGAGGTCACCGTCGCCGCCGTGGACTTCTCCGGGACGGCCGAGACGAAGATCCAGCAGGTCGGTGAGACCAAACGACTCGAACAGGCACTCGAAGACAACCCCGACGGAACGAACGTGCGGGTGATCCGATGA
- a CDS encoding DNA-directed RNA polymerase subunit D, translating to MSEYEVEFVDRSEREATFLVRGITPAFANGIRRAMIADVPTFSIDTVRVIENSSVMFDEQIGLRLGLVPLTTPLDDFEVGDTVTLSLDVRGPDTAYSGDIVSSDPMVEPADDNIPVIDLKEDQRLEVEADAVLDTGREHAKHQGGVAVAYRHLQRVEVVGDREEFADEEPQILRGVIEEAEAEHATGDAENGDLVPAETFDNDLTQRYPGKDLEVHDVDNAFVFSVETDGSFSVDELVTRAVGTLDDRATELKEAVQL from the coding sequence ATGAGCGAGTACGAGGTCGAGTTCGTCGACCGGTCCGAGCGCGAGGCGACGTTTCTCGTCCGCGGGATCACTCCCGCCTTCGCCAACGGGATCCGTCGCGCGATGATCGCGGACGTGCCCACCTTCAGCATCGACACCGTCCGCGTCATCGAGAACTCGAGCGTGATGTTCGACGAGCAGATCGGCCTCCGGCTCGGGCTGGTGCCGCTGACCACGCCGCTGGACGACTTCGAGGTCGGCGACACGGTGACGCTGTCGCTGGACGTCCGGGGTCCGGACACCGCCTACTCCGGCGATATCGTCTCCAGCGACCCGATGGTGGAGCCGGCCGACGACAACATCCCGGTCATCGACCTCAAGGAGGACCAGCGGCTGGAAGTCGAGGCCGACGCGGTGCTCGACACGGGCCGGGAACACGCCAAACACCAGGGGGGCGTGGCGGTCGCGTACCGGCACCTCCAGCGCGTCGAGGTCGTCGGCGACCGCGAGGAGTTCGCCGACGAGGAACCCCAGATCCTCCGGGGCGTCATCGAGGAAGCGGAGGCCGAACACGCGACGGGCGACGCCGAGAACGGCGACCTGGTTCCCGCGGAGACCTTCGACAACGACCTCACGCAGCGGTACCCCGGCAAGGACCTCGAGGTCCACGACGTCGACAACGCCTTCGTGTTCAGCGTCGAGACCGACGGCTCCTTCAGCGTCGACGAGCTCGTGACTCGGGCCGTCGGAACGCTCGACGACCGGGCGACCGAACTCAAGGAGGCAGTCCAGCTGTGA
- the mvk gene encoding mevalonate kinase, producing MVTSSAPGKVYLFGEHAVVYGEPAVPCAIEQRASVTAERRPEGLSVHSSDLTLDGFTVEYSGDAAGRPDVDVPDTLLEAAMGYVNEAVEQARDAADAPDAGFEITIESDIPLGAGLGSSAAVAVAAIDAATRELGVELSRGELADRAYRVEHTVQDGQASRADTFCSTMGGAVRVEGEDCRTTDAPDLPFVIGYDGGAGDTGALVASVRELRESYDFAADTVAAIGDIVRSGERALAEADVAEVGRLMDFNHGLLSALGVSSRSLDAMVWAARDAGAMGAKLTGAGGGGCIVALDDTSETATALDYTPGCERSFRAELDTDGVRVESDGAGGST from the coding sequence ATGGTCACCTCGAGCGCCCCGGGGAAGGTGTACCTGTTCGGCGAGCACGCGGTGGTCTACGGCGAGCCGGCGGTCCCGTGTGCCATCGAACAGCGCGCCAGCGTCACCGCCGAGCGCCGGCCGGAGGGGCTCAGCGTCCACTCCTCCGACCTCACGCTCGACGGGTTCACCGTCGAGTACAGCGGCGACGCGGCCGGCCGCCCGGACGTGGACGTCCCGGACACGCTGCTGGAGGCCGCGATGGGCTACGTCAACGAGGCCGTCGAACAGGCCAGGGACGCGGCCGACGCCCCCGACGCGGGCTTCGAGATCACCATCGAGAGCGACATCCCGCTGGGGGCCGGACTGGGCTCGTCGGCGGCGGTCGCCGTCGCGGCCATCGACGCCGCCACCCGCGAACTGGGCGTGGAACTCTCACGCGGGGAGCTGGCCGACCGGGCCTACCGCGTCGAGCACACGGTCCAGGACGGCCAGGCCTCGCGCGCGGACACCTTCTGCTCGACGATGGGCGGGGCGGTCCGCGTCGAGGGGGAAGATTGCCGGACGACCGACGCGCCCGACCTCCCGTTCGTGATCGGGTACGACGGCGGCGCGGGCGACACGGGCGCGCTCGTGGCGAGCGTGCGCGAGTTGCGGGAGTCCTACGACTTCGCGGCCGACACGGTCGCCGCGATCGGCGACATCGTCCGCAGTGGCGAGCGGGCGCTGGCCGAGGCGGACGTCGCGGAGGTCGGCCGGCTGATGGACTTCAACCACGGGCTGCTGTCGGCGCTGGGCGTCTCCTCCCGGTCGCTGGACGCGATGGTGTGGGCCGCGCGGGACGCCGGCGCGATGGGCGCCAAGCTCACGGGCGCGGGCGGGGGCGGCTGCATCGTCGCGCTGGACGACACCAGCGAGACCGCCACCGCGCTCGATTACACGCCCGGCTGCGAGCGCTCCTTCCGGGCCGAACTCGACACGGACGGCGTCCGGGTAGAGAGCGACGGGGCCGGGGGCAGCACATGA
- a CDS encoding 50S ribosomal protein L13, producing MSVAEFDADLVVDARDCILGRVASQVAERALDGERVAVVNAERAVITGSEDQLVEKYQGRREVGSDRGPAYPRRPDRIFKRSVRGMVPHKRPRGREAIENVRVYVGNPYEDEVEAEVLEGTSLDRLSNIKFVPLGDISEALGANVTW from the coding sequence ATGAGCGTCGCGGAGTTCGACGCCGACCTCGTTGTCGACGCCCGGGACTGCATCCTGGGCCGTGTGGCCTCGCAGGTCGCCGAGCGCGCGCTCGACGGCGAGCGAGTCGCCGTCGTCAACGCCGAGCGGGCCGTGATCACCGGCAGCGAGGACCAGCTGGTCGAGAAGTACCAGGGGCGCCGGGAGGTGGGCTCGGACCGCGGGCCCGCCTATCCCCGCCGGCCCGACCGCATCTTCAAGCGGTCGGTCCGCGGGATGGTTCCCCACAAGCGACCCCGCGGCCGCGAGGCCATCGAGAACGTCCGCGTCTACGTGGGCAACCCCTACGAGGACGAGGTGGAAGCGGAAGTGCTGGAGGGGACGTCGCTGGACCGGCTCTCGAACATCAAGTTCGTCCCGCTGGGCGACATCAGCGAGGCACTCGGAGCGAACGTGACATGGTAA
- a CDS encoding DNA-directed RNA polymerase subunit K — MARTDSRYEKARIIGARALQVAYGAPVLVDTDQTQPILIAAEEYDADVLPFTVRRGGDR, encoded by the coding sequence ATGGCACGGACCGACAGCCGCTACGAGAAGGCACGCATCATCGGGGCGCGAGCCCTGCAGGTCGCCTACGGCGCGCCGGTCCTGGTCGACACCGACCAGACCCAGCCGATCCTCATCGCGGCCGAGGAGTACGACGCAGACGTGCTCCCCTTCACTGTCCGGCGGGGTGGCGACCGGTGA
- a CDS encoding 30S ribosomal protein S11: protein MADEKWGIAHVHASFNNTIITITDQTGAETLAKSSGGTVVKQNRDEASPYAAMQMAETVAEEVLAQGIEGVDVRVRGPGGNQQQNPGPGAQATIRALARAGLEIGRIEDVTPIPHDGTRGPKNAGF from the coding sequence ATGGCAGACGAGAAATGGGGCATCGCCCACGTGCACGCATCGTTCAACAACACCATCATCACCATCACCGACCAGACGGGCGCGGAGACGCTCGCGAAGTCGTCGGGCGGGACGGTCGTCAAGCAGAACCGCGACGAGGCCTCGCCCTACGCGGCGATGCAGATGGCCGAGACCGTCGCCGAGGAGGTGCTCGCCCAGGGGATCGAGGGCGTGGACGTCCGCGTCCGCGGCCCCGGCGGCAACCAGCAGCAAAACCCCGGGCCGGGCGCCCAGGCGACCATCCGGGCGCTCGCCCGGGCGGGGCTGGAGATCGGCCGCATCGAGGACGTGACCCCCATCCCCCACGACGGGACCCGCGGCCCCAAGAACGCGGGCTTCTGA
- a CDS encoding isopentenyl phosphate kinase: MTTVLKLGGSVITDKEREGTLDGAGLAAAADAVAAASDGLVLVHGGGSFAHPRAEAHGVTDTDGTREAAAVTDIHDAMTDLSDAVVGALQERGVPALPVDTLAVASRDAAGTLSLPAGAVERMLGEGFLPVVHADPVVQEGAGATILSGDEIVTSLARSLDADRVGLCSEVPGVLDADGAVIDRIDSWDDAAGALGGSAGADVTGGMAGKVRTLLDLSTPAHVFGPDGLEPFLAGGAPGTAIGGG; this comes from the coding sequence ATGACGACGGTGCTCAAACTCGGCGGGAGCGTCATCACCGACAAGGAACGCGAGGGAACGCTCGACGGGGCGGGGCTCGCTGCGGCCGCCGACGCCGTCGCGGCCGCGAGCGACGGGCTCGTGCTCGTCCACGGCGGGGGGAGTTTCGCCCACCCGCGGGCCGAGGCCCACGGCGTCACCGACACCGACGGAACCCGCGAGGCCGCGGCCGTGACGGACATCCACGACGCGATGACCGACCTCAGCGACGCGGTCGTCGGGGCACTGCAGGAGCGCGGGGTGCCGGCCTTGCCGGTCGACACGCTCGCCGTCGCCTCGCGGGACGCGGCCGGCACCCTCTCGCTGCCAGCGGGCGCCGTCGAGCGGATGCTCGGAGAGGGGTTTCTCCCGGTCGTCCACGCCGACCCCGTGGTCCAGGAGGGTGCCGGCGCGACCATCCTCAGCGGCGACGAGATAGTGACCTCGCTGGCCCGGTCGCTCGACGCCGACCGCGTCGGCCTCTGTAGCGAGGTGCCCGGCGTGCTCGACGCCGACGGGGCGGTCATCGACCGTATCGACAGCTGGGACGACGCCGCCGGGGCGCTGGGCGGGAGCGCCGGGGCCGACGTCACCGGCGGCATGGCGGGCAAAGTCCGCACGCTGCTCGACCTATCGACTCCCGCACACGTCTTCGGTCCCGACGGGCTGGAGCCGTTTCTCGCCGGCGGGGCACCCGGGACGGCGATCGGCGGCGGGTGA
- a CDS encoding ribonuclease J, whose product MEIEIATIGGYEEVGRQMTAVRAGDDVVVFDMGLNLSKVLIHDNVETERMHSLDLIDMGAIPDDRIMSDLEGDVKAIVPTHGHLDHIGAISKLAHRYDAPIVATPYTIELVKQQIQSEEKFGVQNDLVKMEAGGTMRIGDDNELEFVNVTHSIIDAINPVLHTPEGSIVYGLDKRMDHTPVIGDPIDMKRFREIAREDGGVLCYIEDCTNAGSKGRTPSESVARRHLRDVIHSIEDYDGGIVATTFSSHIARVKSLVEFADDIGRQPVLLGRSMEKYSGTAERLDFVEFPDDLGMYGHRKSVDRTFKRIMNEGKENFLPIVTGHQGEPRAMLTRMGRGETPYELDNGDKVIFSARVIPEPTNEGQRYQSERLLGMQGARIYDDIHVSGHLRSEGHYEMLDTLQPQHVIPAHQDMGGFAPYVDLAENQGYQLGRDLHVTRNGNMITLVEE is encoded by the coding sequence ATGGAGATCGAAATCGCGACAATCGGCGGTTACGAGGAGGTCGGGCGGCAGATGACTGCGGTACGTGCGGGCGACGACGTCGTCGTCTTCGACATGGGGCTGAACCTCTCGAAGGTGCTGATCCACGACAACGTCGAGACCGAGCGGATGCACTCGCTCGACCTCATCGACATGGGTGCGATCCCCGACGACCGGATCATGTCCGACCTGGAGGGGGACGTGAAGGCCATCGTGCCGACCCACGGCCACCTCGACCACATCGGCGCCATCTCGAAGCTGGCCCACCGGTACGACGCGCCAATCGTCGCCACGCCCTACACCATCGAACTGGTCAAACAGCAGATCCAGAGCGAGGAGAAGTTCGGCGTCCAGAACGACCTCGTGAAGATGGAGGCCGGCGGGACGATGCGGATCGGCGACGACAACGAACTCGAGTTCGTCAACGTCACCCACTCGATCATCGACGCGATCAACCCCGTCCTGCACACGCCGGAGGGCTCGATCGTCTACGGGCTCGACAAGCGGATGGACCACACGCCGGTCATCGGCGACCCCATCGACATGAAGCGGTTCCGGGAGATCGCCCGGGAGGACGGCGGCGTCCTCTGTTACATCGAGGACTGCACGAACGCGGGCAGCAAGGGCCGCACGCCCAGCGAGTCCGTCGCGCGCCGCCACCTCAGGGACGTCATCCACAGCATCGAAGACTACGACGGCGGGATCGTCGCCACCACGTTCTCCAGCCACATCGCCCGCGTCAAGAGCCTCGTGGAGTTCGCCGACGACATCGGGCGCCAGCCCGTCCTGCTCGGGCGGTCGATGGAGAAGTACTCCGGGACGGCCGAGCGGCTGGACTTCGTCGAGTTCCCCGACGACCTGGGGATGTACGGCCACCGGAAGTCGGTGGACCGGACGTTCAAGCGGATCATGAACGAGGGCAAGGAGAACTTCCTGCCGATCGTGACCGGTCACCAGGGCGAGCCCCGCGCGATGTTGACCCGGATGGGCCGCGGGGAGACCCCATACGAGCTGGATAACGGCGACAAGGTCATCTTCAGCGCACGGGTCATCCCCGAGCCCACGAACGAGGGGCAGCGCTACCAGTCCGAGCGCCTGCTCGGCATGCAGGGCGCCCGGATCTACGACGACATCCACGTCTCGGGCCACCTCCGCTCGGAGGGCCACTACGAGATGCTGGATACCCTCCAGCCCCAGCACGTGATCCCCGCCCATCAGGACATGGGCGGGTTCGCCCCCTACGTCGACCTCGCGGAGAACCAGGGGTACCAGCTCGGGCGCGACCTGCACGTCACGCGCAACGGCAACATGATCACCCTCGTCGAGGAGTAG
- a CDS encoding 30S ribosomal protein S4: protein MALGSNTKAYETPNHPYQGERIAEESGLVGKYGLKNKEELWRAQSQLRNYRREARKLLGRAQGDAGTAEESAEFLTRLQRIGVLGSQDSLDDVLSLDVTDVLERRLQTVVYRKGYANTPQQARQFISHGHITVDGQRVGIPSYTVEVAEEDSVGFDSASPLTDELHPERAEDQ, encoded by the coding sequence ATGGCGCTCGGAAGCAACACGAAGGCCTACGAGACGCCGAACCACCCCTACCAGGGCGAGCGGATCGCCGAGGAGTCCGGGCTGGTCGGCAAGTACGGCCTCAAGAACAAGGAGGAGCTCTGGCGCGCCCAGTCCCAGCTGCGCAACTACCGCCGGGAGGCGCGGAAGCTGCTGGGCCGGGCACAGGGCGACGCCGGCACCGCCGAGGAGTCGGCGGAGTTTCTCACCCGGCTCCAGCGGATCGGCGTGCTCGGAAGCCAAGACTCGCTGGACGACGTCCTGTCGCTGGACGTGACGGACGTGCTCGAACGCCGCCTGCAGACGGTCGTCTACCGGAAGGGCTACGCCAACACGCCCCAGCAGGCCCGGCAGTTCATCAGCCACGGCCACATCACGGTCGACGGCCAGCGGGTCGGCATCCCCTCCTACACCGTCGAGGTGGCCGAGGAGGACAGCGTCGGCTTCGACAGCGCCTCGCCGCTGACGGACGAACTCCACCCCGAACGAGCGGAGGACCAATAA
- the rpsB gene encoding 30S ribosomal protein S2, whose amino-acid sequence MSGNDDEGLETAESDADEPAEEAVPEASDEAEAETEQPAPEAGAETTSDADAEPDAAGEAGEGDPDAEEADDTGPTLDENVMPDEESEADLLIPVDDYLGAGVHIGTQQKTKDMERFIHRVRTDGLYVLDVSMTDSRIRTAADFLANYDPEQILVASSRQYGRFPAEKFAEAVGARARTGRFIPGTLTNPKYDGYIEPDVVVVTDPIGDSQAVKEAITVGIPVIAMCDSNNTTSNVDLVVPTNNKGRKALSVVYWLLANETLDRRGAEPAYALEDFESGI is encoded by the coding sequence ATGAGCGGCAACGACGACGAGGGCCTCGAAACAGCCGAGTCCGACGCCGACGAGCCCGCCGAGGAGGCGGTGCCGGAGGCGTCCGACGAAGCCGAGGCCGAGACAGAACAGCCCGCCCCCGAGGCCGGGGCCGAGACGACGAGCGACGCGGACGCCGAGCCGGACGCGGCCGGCGAGGCCGGCGAGGGCGACCCCGACGCCGAGGAGGCCGACGACACGGGCCCGACCCTCGACGAGAACGTGATGCCCGACGAGGAGAGCGAAGCGGACCTGCTGATCCCCGTCGACGACTACCTCGGGGCGGGTGTCCACATCGGCACCCAGCAGAAAACCAAGGACATGGAGCGGTTCATCCACCGCGTCCGGACCGACGGCCTGTACGTGCTGGACGTCTCGATGACCGACAGCCGGATCCGGACGGCGGCGGACTTCCTGGCGAACTACGACCCCGAGCAGATCCTCGTGGCCTCCTCGCGGCAGTACGGCCGGTTCCCGGCCGAGAAGTTCGCGGAGGCCGTGGGCGCCCGCGCACGCACGGGCCGGTTCATCCCCGGGACGCTCACCAACCCGAAGTACGACGGCTACATCGAGCCCGACGTCGTGGTGGTCACGGACCCCATCGGCGACTCCCAGGCCGTCAAGGAGGCGATCACGGTCGGCATCCCCGTGATCGCGATGTGCGACTCGAACAACACCACCTCGAACGTCGACCTCGTGGTCCCCACGAACAACAAGGGGCGCAAGGCGCTGTCGGTCGTCTACTGGCTGCTGGCCAACGAGACGCTCGACCGCCGCGGTGCCGAGCCCGCCTACGCCCTCGAGGACTTCGAGTCCGGGATCTGA
- the eno gene encoding phosphopyruvate hydratase, with product MTLVTDVRLRRVLDSRGNPTVEADVETESGGFGRAKAPSGASTGEYEAVELPVEEAIAAARAEAVPRLVGEVFAGDQREVDAALHAADGTDDFSGIGANSAVAISMAAAKAGADVAGLPLFQHLGGTFRGNSFPVPLGNVVGGGEHAADATDIQEFLAAPVGAPSVEEAAFANAAVHEAVADLLADRGVACGKGDEGAWAPSIDDSEAFEVVAEAVARVEDDVGFQVRIGLDVAGAELYDGDSGVYRYGDRERTPDEQVEYVLGLVEEYDLVYVEDPLDEDDFEGFARLTERVGGNDPGGSGRARTLVCGDDLFVTNVERLERGIEAGAANSILVKPNQIGTLTDTFDAIERAVASGYDPVVSHRSGETEDTTIAHLAVATDAPYIKTGAVGGERTAKLNELIRIEHNA from the coding sequence GTGACGCTGGTGACCGACGTGCGCCTGCGGCGCGTGCTCGACTCCCGGGGGAACCCGACGGTCGAGGCCGACGTCGAGACCGAGAGCGGCGGGTTCGGTCGCGCGAAGGCGCCGTCGGGAGCCAGCACCGGCGAGTACGAGGCCGTCGAACTGCCCGTCGAGGAGGCCATCGCGGCCGCCCGGGCGGAGGCGGTCCCACGGCTGGTCGGCGAGGTCTTCGCCGGCGACCAGCGCGAGGTCGACGCCGCGCTGCACGCCGCCGACGGTACCGACGACTTCTCCGGCATCGGCGCGAACAGCGCGGTGGCCATCTCGATGGCCGCCGCGAAGGCCGGTGCCGACGTCGCCGGCCTCCCGCTCTTCCAGCATCTGGGGGGCACCTTCCGGGGGAACAGCTTCCCCGTCCCGCTGGGGAACGTGGTCGGCGGCGGCGAGCACGCCGCCGACGCCACCGACATCCAGGAGTTCCTCGCGGCGCCGGTCGGCGCCCCCAGCGTCGAGGAGGCGGCCTTCGCGAACGCGGCCGTCCACGAGGCCGTCGCCGACCTGCTCGCCGACCGCGGCGTCGCCTGCGGGAAAGGCGACGAGGGCGCGTGGGCGCCCTCCATCGACGACAGCGAGGCCTTCGAAGTCGTCGCCGAGGCCGTCGCCCGCGTCGAGGACGACGTGGGCTTCCAGGTCCGCATCGGGCTCGACGTGGCCGGCGCGGAGCTGTACGACGGCGACTCGGGGGTCTACCGGTACGGCGACCGGGAGCGGACCCCCGACGAGCAGGTCGAGTACGTGCTCGGGCTGGTCGAGGAGTACGACCTCGTCTACGTCGAGGACCCGCTCGACGAGGACGACTTCGAGGGTTTCGCCCGGCTGACCGAGCGGGTCGGCGGGAACGACCCCGGCGGCTCCGGCCGGGCGCGGACGCTGGTCTGTGGCGACGACCTCTTCGTCACGAACGTCGAGCGCCTGGAGCGGGGCATCGAGGCCGGCGCGGCAAACAGCATCCTGGTCAAGCCAAACCAGATCGGGACGCTGACCGACACGTTCGACGCCATCGAGCGCGCGGTCGCGAGCGGCTACGACCCCGTGGTTTCCCACCGGAGCGGCGAGACCGAGGACACCACCATCGCCCACCTGGCGGTGGCGACCGACGCCCCATACATCAAGACGGGCGCGGTCGGCGGCGAACGCACAGCCAAGCTGAACGAACTCATCAGGATCGAACACAACGCATGA
- a CDS encoding 30S ribosomal protein S9: MVTNTSGKKKTAIARATVREGEGKVRVNAQPVELVEPESAQLKMLEPFRIAGEELRDGVDIEVSVEGGGVMGQADAARTAIARGLVQYTNDAELRDAYMDFDRSLLVNDVRQSEQKKWGGPGARARYQKSYR; encoded by the coding sequence ATGGTAACGAACACATCAGGCAAGAAGAAGACGGCGATCGCACGCGCCACCGTCCGCGAGGGCGAGGGCAAGGTGCGGGTCAACGCACAGCCGGTCGAACTGGTCGAGCCGGAGTCGGCCCAGCTCAAGATGCTGGAGCCGTTCCGGATCGCCGGCGAGGAGCTGCGCGACGGCGTCGACATCGAGGTGTCCGTCGAGGGCGGCGGCGTGATGGGCCAGGCCGACGCGGCCCGGACCGCCATCGCCCGCGGCCTCGTCCAGTACACGAACGACGCCGAGCTGCGGGACGCGTACATGGACTTCGACCGGTCGCTTTTGGTCAACGACGTGCGCCAGTCCGAACAGAAGAAGTGGGGTGGCCCCGGCGCCCGGGCCCGCTACCAGAAGTCCTACCGCTAA